Proteins encoded together in one Drosophila albomicans strain 15112-1751.03 chromosome 2R, ASM965048v2, whole genome shotgun sequence window:
- the LOC117575822 gene encoding coiled-coil domain-containing protein 124, which yields MPKKMGINSKAAEARDRKDATKKAIQERNAREAEDRLWQDDDKNLAKKQQRREEEERKKAEAARRKAESKALLDQETNSINTQRKQPLAKINRQQILEEMEKKQRVMDAINEANKPPPTRVVVQHTTLEENLNRSLADTDVATNVDEALAVLSVNDDDDKHPEKRMRAAYKTFESNNLPRIKAENPSLRMSQWKQMLMKEWNKSPDNPFNQAR from the exons ATGCCAAAGAAAATGGGAATTAATTCCAAGGCCGCCGAGGCACGCGACCGCAAGGATGCGACCAAGAAGGCAATACAGGAGCGCAATGCACGTGAGGCAGAAGATCGCCTGTGGCAGGACGATGACAAGAACTTGGccaagaagcagcagcgacgcgaagaagaagagcgcAAAAAAGCTGAAGCAGCGCGTCGCAAAGCAGAATCGAAAGCGCTGCTCGACCAGGAGACCAACTCCATTAATACGCAGCGTAAGCAGCCACTGGCGAAGATCAATCGACAGCAGATTCTTGAGGAGATGGAGAAGAAACAGCGGGTGATGGATGCCATCAACGAGGCCAACAAACCGCCGCCAACTCGAGTAGTTGTGCAGCACACGACGCTGGAGGAGAACTTGAATCGCTCGCTGGCCGACACTGATGTGGCCACCAATGTGGACGAGGCGCTGGCCGTGCTCAG tgtcaacgatgatgatgataagcATCCCGAGAAACGCATGCGAGCTGCATACAAAACCTTTGAATCCAATAATCTGCCTCGTATCAAGGCCGAAAATCCTTCGCTGCGTATGTCCCAGTGGAAGCAAATGCTCATGAAGGAGTGGAACAAGTCACCCGACAATCCCTTCAACCAGGCACGCTAA